In one Gopherus evgoodei ecotype Sinaloan lineage chromosome 1, rGopEvg1_v1.p, whole genome shotgun sequence genomic region, the following are encoded:
- the LOC115648144 gene encoding olfactory receptor 52K1-like, with protein MYVIALLGNGTVLFIVKQEQTLHEPMYYFLSMLAVIDLVFSTAIVPKMMSIFWLDSKDISFEACFLQMFFIHTFTVVESGVLLAMSLDRYMAICNPLRYNTIITSPKIAQIGLLSLARGVGVVMPLTCLLTSLPYCKMNVIPHSYCEYMAVMELACADSAVTDLYSIVVAAALVGTDFIFIAFSYGIILRSVLRLSSQEARLKAFSICGSHVCVILLFYLGGLLSMYLHIFKLGLAPHIQVLVADLYLVVPPMPNPINYGIKSKQIRKRVFKLFGQRKTLAEPSI; from the coding sequence ATGTATGTGATTGCTCTGCTAGGAAATGGTACTGTCCTATTCATTGTAAAGCAGGAGCAGaccctccatgagcccatgtactatttcctgtCCATGCTGGCTGTCATTGATCTGGTCTTCTCAACTGCCATTGTCCCCAAAATGATGAGCATCTTCTGGCTGGATTCCAAAGACATCAGCTTCGAGGCCTGCTTCCTCCAGATGTTCTTCATCCACACCTTCACTGTAGTGGAGTCAGGGGTGCTCTTGGCCATGTCTTTAGACCGATACATGGCTATCTGCAACCCTTTGAGATACAACACTATCATAACCAGCCCAAAGATTGCCCAGATTGGGCTGCTGTCCCTTGCTAGAGGGGTGGGGGTCGTGATGCCCTTAACCTGCCTTCTAACCAGTCTGCCCTACTGTAAAATGAATGTCATCCCTCATTCCTATTGCGAGTACATGGCCGTGATGGAGCTGGCCTGTGCAGACTCAGCAGTCACTGACCTGTACAGCATCGTTGTGGCCGCAGCTCTAGTGGGGACAGACTTCATCTTCATTGCCTTCTCTTACGGCATAATCCTCCGCTCCGTCCTACGGCTCTCGTCTCAGGAGGCGCGTCTCAAGGCCTTCAGCATCTGCGGCTCCCATGTCTGCGTCATCCTGCTCTTCTACCTGGGAGGGCTCCTTTCTATGTACCTGCATATTTTTAAGCTCGGCCTTGCTCCTCACATCCAAGTCTTGGTGGCTGACCTGTACCTCGTCGTTCCCCCCATGCCAAACCCAATCAACTACGGCATTAAGTCCAAGCAGATCCGGAAACGGGTCTTTAAGCTTTTTGGCCAACGAAAGACCTTAGCAGAACCCAGTATTTAG